In Lachnospiraceae bacterium, one DNA window encodes the following:
- a CDS encoding DUF3791 domain-containing protein: MMADEKIKNSNELEFAVFCIENVAAKLGVDAERVYQAFTEKSDILNGYIVPEYEVLHTQSREYIVDDLLDVMKERGVEV, from the coding sequence ATGATGGCAGATGAGAAGATTAAAAATTCCAATGAACTTGAGTTTGCTGTATTTTGTATTGAAAATGTTGCGGCAAAGCTGGGTGTGGATGCAGAACGTGTCTATCAGGCGTTTACCGAAAAGAGTGATATTCTGAACGGTTATATTGTGCCGGAATATGAAGTACTGCATACCCAGAGCCGGGAATATATCGTTGATGATCTTCTTGACGTGATGAAAGAAAGGGGCGTGGAAGTATGA